One Desulfobulbus oligotrophicus DNA segment encodes these proteins:
- the nifJ gene encoding pyruvate:ferredoxin (flavodoxin) oxidoreductase has product MSRKMVTIDGNQACTHVAYATSEVITIYPITPSSPMAAEADAKANAKQENIWGSIPVISQMQSEAGVAGSIHGSLGAGALCTTFTASQGLLLLIPNMYKIAGELLPTVFHVTARSIACQGLSIFGDHGDVMAVRQTGWALLASQDVQEAQDMALIATASTLQSSIPFLHFFDGFRTSHEVMKIEQLTNDDMTAMIDEDLIIKHRERALTPDNPTIGGTAQNPDVYFIGRETVNKFYDAVPGIVQANMDKFAALTGRQYHLFDYIGAPDATDVIVVMGSGALTVASTVEHLVAEGSRVGLVIVRLYRPFDPKAMVNALPSTVERITVLDRTKEPGANGDPLYLDVRAAVSEAAEANPTMFVPLILNGRYGLGSAEFTPAMVKAVFDNMASFAPKKKFCVGPNDDITFTSLTYDKSYNIEGKDVFRALFYGLGSDGTVGANKNTIKIIGEETDNSAQGYFVYDSKKSGSMTVSHLRFGKNQIVAPYLINKANFVACHNPAFLDTYDMLANLDSGGTFLLTTNFSKDEIWDHLPANVQRQLIEKKIKFYIIDAVKLAMALGLGARINMIMQTAFFVISDIISKDEAITSIKNAIKKTYGIKGDKVVNMNYSAVDGAIENIVEVKVPKKISGHEMPPTVPEEAPEFVKTVTAKMMAGHGEDIPVSQFPNDGRWPTATTQWEKRNIAVQVSCWDPESCIQCGRCSLVCPHACIRMKVATPEALAAAGADASFKTVDAIGKEFKDMKFTIQVSTQDCCGCTLCVTVCPGRKKDAEGKRTEIRALHMAMNSEEVKQESQKNWKTFLALPEVDESLINIGTIKGSQFKRPLFEFSGACAGCGETPYIKLVTQLIGDRMLASNATGCSSIYSGNLPTTPYCTRADGRGPAWSNSLFEDNAEHGLGMRQAVDKLASQATELLEEAVKQGMVDKKLADALVSAPQKTQAEIEAQRARVAELKAALDGKKDVIAKRLYHVADYLVQKSVWIIGGDGWAYDIGYGGVDHVLATGKNVNILVLDTEVYSNTGGQMSKSTPRAAVAQFAAGGKNMPKKNMGLIFSTFGTVYVARIAIGANPQQAIKAIQEAEAFNGPSLIIAYSHCINHGINMAMGLEQQKKAVECGHWSLFRYNPELEAEGKNPMIIDSKEPTISFADYALNENRYRMLKLSNPAMADELMEQSQKDVDKAWKLLKGWAKALESE; this is encoded by the coding sequence ATGTCGCGAAAAATGGTCACCATTGACGGAAACCAGGCGTGTACGCATGTCGCATATGCCACAAGTGAAGTCATAACAATCTATCCCATTACGCCATCTTCTCCGATGGCGGCCGAAGCCGATGCCAAGGCAAATGCCAAACAAGAAAATATCTGGGGTTCTATTCCGGTCATCTCTCAGATGCAATCTGAGGCCGGTGTGGCAGGATCCATCCACGGTTCCCTCGGTGCCGGTGCACTGTGTACCACCTTCACCGCCTCCCAGGGTCTCCTCCTCCTGATCCCCAACATGTATAAGATCGCCGGCGAACTGCTGCCCACAGTTTTCCATGTCACAGCCCGTTCCATCGCCTGTCAGGGTCTGTCCATTTTCGGCGACCATGGTGATGTCATGGCCGTTCGTCAGACCGGCTGGGCCCTGCTCGCCTCTCAGGATGTCCAGGAGGCCCAGGATATGGCCCTCATTGCAACGGCCTCAACCCTGCAGTCCAGTATCCCTTTTCTGCACTTTTTCGACGGCTTCCGCACCTCTCACGAGGTCATGAAAATTGAGCAGCTGACCAATGATGACATGACCGCCATGATTGATGAGGATCTGATCATCAAACATCGGGAACGTGCTCTTACACCGGATAATCCGACCATCGGCGGAACCGCTCAAAACCCGGATGTTTATTTCATCGGCCGTGAAACTGTCAATAAATTCTACGATGCGGTACCGGGTATTGTTCAGGCAAACATGGACAAGTTCGCTGCACTGACAGGCCGTCAGTATCATCTGTTTGACTATATCGGTGCTCCGGATGCTACCGATGTCATCGTTGTCATGGGCTCTGGTGCTCTGACCGTAGCCTCCACTGTTGAGCATTTGGTTGCCGAGGGAAGCAGGGTCGGCCTTGTTATCGTTCGTCTGTATCGCCCCTTTGATCCGAAAGCAATGGTCAATGCCCTGCCGTCGACCGTTGAGCGTATCACCGTGCTCGACCGCACCAAGGAACCAGGTGCCAACGGCGACCCGCTTTACCTTGATGTCCGTGCCGCTGTCAGCGAGGCTGCTGAAGCCAACCCGACCATGTTCGTACCCCTGATCCTCAATGGCCGTTACGGCCTGGGTTCTGCCGAGTTCACCCCGGCAATGGTCAAGGCTGTATTTGACAACATGGCCTCCTTTGCGCCAAAGAAAAAATTCTGTGTCGGACCGAACGACGATATCACCTTTACCAGCCTCACATATGACAAGTCCTATAATATTGAAGGCAAAGACGTTTTCCGCGCTCTGTTCTACGGTTTAGGTTCTGACGGTACGGTTGGTGCCAACAAAAACACCATCAAAATTATTGGTGAAGAAACTGACAACTCAGCACAAGGCTACTTTGTCTACGACTCCAAAAAGTCTGGTTCCATGACTGTTTCGCACCTGCGTTTCGGGAAAAACCAGATTGTTGCTCCCTATCTGATCAACAAGGCTAACTTCGTAGCCTGTCACAACCCGGCCTTCCTCGACACTTATGACATGCTGGCCAACCTTGATTCAGGCGGTACCTTTCTGCTCACCACCAACTTCAGTAAAGATGAGATCTGGGATCACCTGCCGGCTAATGTGCAACGACAGCTGATTGAGAAGAAGATCAAGTTCTACATCATCGATGCGGTCAAGCTGGCCATGGCGCTTGGTCTCGGTGCCCGTATCAACATGATCATGCAGACGGCCTTTTTCGTTATCTCTGATATCATCAGTAAAGATGAGGCGATCACGTCCATCAAAAATGCCATCAAGAAAACCTATGGCATCAAGGGCGATAAGGTCGTCAACATGAACTACAGCGCAGTTGATGGTGCGATCGAAAACATCGTTGAGGTCAAAGTACCGAAGAAAATCAGCGGCCACGAGATGCCCCCGACAGTTCCCGAAGAAGCTCCGGAATTTGTTAAAACCGTGACAGCCAAGATGATGGCCGGACACGGAGAGGATATTCCGGTTTCTCAATTCCCGAACGACGGCCGCTGGCCCACAGCCACTACGCAGTGGGAGAAACGCAACATCGCCGTGCAGGTCTCCTGCTGGGATCCTGAGTCGTGCATCCAGTGTGGTCGATGCTCCCTGGTTTGTCCACATGCCTGCATCCGTATGAAAGTTGCAACTCCGGAAGCCCTGGCTGCAGCCGGTGCTGATGCATCTTTTAAGACTGTTGATGCCATCGGTAAAGAATTCAAAGACATGAAGTTTACCATCCAGGTGTCCACCCAAGACTGTTGCGGCTGTACCCTGTGTGTCACCGTCTGTCCCGGACGAAAGAAGGATGCTGAAGGCAAAAGGACCGAAATCCGTGCACTCCACATGGCTATGAACTCTGAAGAGGTCAAGCAGGAGTCCCAGAAAAACTGGAAGACGTTCCTTGCCCTGCCGGAAGTCGATGAAAGCCTGATCAACATCGGCACCATCAAGGGCAGTCAGTTCAAACGACCCCTGTTCGAGTTCTCCGGTGCCTGTGCAGGTTGTGGTGAAACTCCCTACATTAAACTGGTTACCCAATTAATCGGGGATCGCATGCTTGCCTCCAACGCCACGGGTTGTTCCTCTATTTACTCCGGCAACCTTCCCACCACTCCGTACTGTACACGTGCTGATGGACGTGGGCCGGCCTGGTCAAACTCCTTGTTTGAGGATAATGCGGAACACGGCCTGGGCATGCGTCAGGCTGTCGATAAATTGGCCAGTCAGGCAACTGAACTGCTGGAAGAGGCTGTTAAGCAAGGTATGGTCGACAAGAAGCTGGCCGACGCCCTGGTCAGCGCCCCGCAAAAAACTCAGGCTGAAATTGAAGCGCAGCGTGCACGGGTAGCAGAGCTGAAAGCCGCTCTCGACGGCAAGAAGGATGTCATTGCCAAACGTCTCTACCATGTTGCCGATTACCTGGTGCAAAAATCCGTCTGGATCATCGGCGGTGATGGCTGGGCGTATGACATCGGCTACGGCGGTGTTGATCATGTCTTGGCCACAGGCAAAAATGTCAACATCCTGGTTCTGGATACCGAGGTCTACTCCAACACAGGTGGTCAGATGTCAAAATCAACACCACGTGCGGCTGTAGCCCAGTTTGCTGCCGGCGGCAAGAACATGCCCAAGAAAAACATGGGGTTGATCTTCTCCACCTTCGGCACCGTGTACGTGGCCAGAATCGCCATCGGCGCTAATCCTCAGCAGGCCATTAAGGCTATCCAGGAAGCTGAGGCCTTCAACGGACCATCTCTCATCATTGCCTACTCACACTGCATCAATCATGGTATTAATATGGCCATGGGTCTGGAGCAGCAGAAGAAGGCTGTTGAGTGCGGCCACTGGTCATTGTTCCGCTACAACCCGGAGCTCGAGGCTGAAGGCAAAAACCCGATGATCATCGATTCCAAGGAACCGACCATCAGCTTTGCCGACTACGCCCTGAACGAAAACCGCTACCGGATGCTGAAGCTGTCTAATCCGGCCATGGCGGATGAGTTGATGGAGCAGTCGCAAAAAGACGTTGATAAGGCATGGAAGCTCCTGAAGGGCTGGGCCAAGGCACTTGAGAGCGAATAA
- a CDS encoding YkgJ family cysteine cluster protein, producing the protein MAINKYIDNDSDFIKCTDKNPTNILPEKLTLDSSLQFECHPGVSCFTACCHNIKIILTPYDILVLRKRLGLTAHEFISVYTEPTYLEKTDMPGVQIKLVGEKNGCPFVTPEGCTVYSDRPSACRYYPVGMADFHEGGTDDALEEKFFFLVKEPHCKGHEEPKQWTIGEWRADQGVDVRDEMNREWLRLVMRRKSFGLQATLSEAAKRMFFMASTDLDTFRTFIFESSFLDTYEVESDTLAKIKEDDVELMLFSFKYLANTLFGAPGMNIRKEKIEAKVEEIKKRQDEALLEAEREYEELKAERDRMLKEREAEENRS; encoded by the coding sequence ATGGCGATTAACAAATACATTGATAACGATTCAGATTTTATCAAGTGTACAGACAAGAACCCAACGAATATTCTTCCTGAAAAACTTACCCTTGATTCGTCTCTGCAGTTTGAGTGTCATCCTGGAGTCAGCTGTTTCACCGCCTGTTGCCATAACATTAAAATTATCCTCACACCGTACGACATCCTGGTGCTCCGCAAGCGTTTGGGCCTGACGGCCCATGAATTTATCTCCGTGTACACAGAACCGACCTACCTGGAGAAAACGGATATGCCCGGTGTACAGATTAAGTTGGTCGGGGAGAAAAACGGCTGTCCTTTTGTGACGCCTGAAGGGTGTACCGTTTATTCCGATCGACCCTCTGCCTGCAGGTATTATCCGGTTGGCATGGCTGATTTTCATGAAGGCGGGACCGATGATGCGCTTGAGGAAAAATTCTTCTTTCTTGTGAAAGAACCCCACTGCAAAGGCCATGAAGAACCTAAACAATGGACCATTGGTGAGTGGCGTGCTGATCAGGGTGTTGATGTGCGCGATGAGATGAACAGGGAATGGTTGCGGCTGGTCATGCGCCGTAAGTCTTTTGGCTTGCAGGCAACCTTGAGTGAAGCAGCGAAACGGATGTTTTTCATGGCCTCCACGGATCTTGACACGTTTCGTACGTTTATTTTTGAAAGTTCTTTCCTTGATACCTATGAAGTAGAGAGCGATACCCTGGCTAAGATCAAGGAGGACGATGTTGAGCTTATGCTGTTTTCATTCAAATATCTGGCCAACACCCTGTTTGGTGCGCCTGGAATGAATATCAGAAAAGAGAAGATTGAAGCCAAGGTTGAGGAGATCAAAAAACGACAGGACGAAGCGTTGCTTGAGGCAGAGCGGGAGTACGAAGAGCTTAAAGCTGAGCGCGACCGAATGCTTAAGGAGAGGGAAGCAGAAGAAAACAGATCATGA
- a CDS encoding histidinol-phosphatase, which produces MSPTLNHSESPLINIHEDGHVHTRLCNHATGEMEEYVEQAVQKGLARIVFLEHLETGIDYYPPSWLGDEEFTYYFQEGARLQERFAGLIEIQLGVELGFNPEATAVILEKLTQYPFARVGISCHFYRYKNIHLNLLSRRRQSLDQLAAIGTDKVISTYLHTLIEAVCSVPCNVLCHLDAVLRHLPGVRFTDEHVELIYQLLDAMHEHAVALEINTSGFDYRGKAFPVPWIIAAALQRGISLRAGSDAHRPSEVGRHFDRLPDLLNTAQHSQS; this is translated from the coding sequence ATGTCCCCTACACTCAATCATTCTGAATCGCCACTGATCAACATCCATGAAGACGGTCATGTCCACACCCGTCTGTGCAATCATGCCACCGGTGAAATGGAGGAGTATGTCGAACAAGCCGTGCAAAAAGGCTTGGCACGTATTGTTTTTCTCGAACATCTGGAAACCGGAATTGATTATTATCCGCCAAGCTGGCTGGGTGACGAAGAGTTTACCTACTACTTCCAAGAAGGAGCACGACTGCAAGAACGCTTTGCCGGACTCATTGAGATTCAACTCGGCGTGGAGTTGGGATTCAACCCGGAGGCAACAGCCGTCATCTTAGAAAAACTCACGCAATACCCCTTTGCCCGAGTCGGCATTTCCTGCCACTTCTACCGGTACAAGAACATCCATTTAAATCTGCTCAGCAGGCGTCGGCAAAGTCTGGATCAGCTGGCTGCCATCGGCACTGACAAGGTGATCTCCACTTACCTGCACACGTTGATCGAGGCCGTCTGTTCAGTCCCCTGTAACGTACTCTGTCATCTGGATGCTGTTCTGCGCCACCTGCCCGGTGTTCGTTTTACCGATGAGCATGTGGAACTGATTTACCAATTGCTCGATGCCATGCACGAACATGCTGTTGCTCTGGAAATCAACACCTCCGGCTTCGATTACCGGGGAAAAGCCTTCCCTGTTCCCTGGATCATTGCCGCCGCATTACAGCGTGGCATCAGTCTGCGCGCCGGTTCCGACGCGCATCGTCCCTCTGAAGTCGGTCGCCATTTTGATCGGCTTCCGGATCTCCTTAACACCGCACAGCACAGCCAATCCTGA
- a CDS encoding FAD-dependent oxidoreductase, translating into MSKKVVVVGAVAAGPKAACRLKRLRPDWDITMIDQDSLISYGGCGIPYYVSGDVSDESELRETSFHVVRDTDFFLHSKGVRVLTRTRALAIDRGKKTVTVRNLDTEVEQQLSYDYLMLATGARPFELPIPGVKLDGVFAIADLHKAIEIKQRIAEGRVSRAVVIGGGAIGIEMAEALTDLWGVETTLLELAPQLLPKLVDRHFAEMLKNHLVEQKVAVYTSESAVKLLDNGHGCVCGVKTGQRTLEADLVIMAVGVRPRSELARDAGLDVAAWGGIKVNQRLQTSDPFIYAAGDCIAVNHLVTGRETFAPLGSLANREGRVVGDNMAGYPSVFKGVCGSFIMKAFERCIGSTGLTWEAALAEGFDADYALTSPPDRAHFFPGQAVVILQLVFDRRSRRVLGLQAFGMMNDSVSARVDAAAALISQEGTIEDFGLLEMAYAPPFSSAIDSINAAAYMAENMCENRLHRVDHTRFLAWLDDESIEPDWMVLDVRHPLEAAPCIEKFGAHRWVGLEYGQVRQRYQELPTDKTYVIFCNAGTRSYEVQLFLDHIGSYTTMVLCGGTNLISRLKPDWMDGK; encoded by the coding sequence ATGAGCAAAAAAGTGGTTGTTGTCGGAGCTGTTGCTGCCGGTCCTAAAGCGGCGTGTCGATTGAAGAGGTTGCGCCCTGATTGGGACATCACCATGATTGATCAGGACAGTCTGATTTCTTATGGCGGTTGTGGTATCCCGTACTACGTCAGCGGGGATGTTTCCGATGAGAGCGAACTGCGGGAGACCAGTTTTCATGTGGTCCGTGATACGGATTTTTTTCTCCACTCCAAAGGTGTGCGTGTACTGACAAGAACTCGGGCTCTGGCCATTGATCGGGGCAAGAAAACAGTGACGGTGCGCAATCTCGATACCGAAGTGGAACAACAACTGTCGTATGATTATCTGATGCTGGCTACCGGAGCGAGACCCTTTGAACTCCCCATTCCAGGTGTGAAACTTGACGGTGTGTTCGCCATTGCTGATCTGCATAAGGCCATTGAGATCAAACAGCGGATTGCTGAAGGCAGGGTGAGTCGGGCTGTGGTCATCGGCGGCGGGGCAATCGGTATTGAGATGGCTGAAGCCCTGACCGATCTCTGGGGAGTTGAAACGACTCTGCTGGAACTGGCACCACAACTGCTGCCCAAACTGGTTGACCGGCATTTTGCGGAAATGCTGAAAAACCATCTTGTTGAGCAGAAGGTGGCCGTCTATACCAGTGAGTCTGCGGTAAAGCTGCTGGATAATGGTCATGGCTGCGTCTGCGGGGTGAAGACCGGGCAGCGTACCCTGGAGGCTGATCTGGTGATCATGGCGGTGGGGGTCCGGCCACGCAGTGAGTTGGCACGAGATGCAGGGCTGGATGTTGCAGCCTGGGGTGGGATCAAGGTCAATCAGCGGTTGCAGACCTCTGATCCTTTTATCTATGCTGCCGGCGACTGCATTGCCGTCAATCACCTGGTTACCGGTCGGGAAACCTTTGCTCCCCTGGGATCCCTTGCCAACCGTGAAGGTCGGGTTGTCGGCGATAATATGGCCGGGTATCCGTCGGTATTCAAAGGTGTGTGCGGATCGTTCATCATGAAGGCTTTTGAACGGTGTATCGGTTCCACCGGGTTGACCTGGGAAGCCGCTCTGGCAGAAGGTTTTGACGCTGATTATGCGCTGACCTCTCCTCCTGATCGGGCCCATTTTTTTCCGGGTCAGGCGGTGGTGATTCTGCAGTTGGTTTTTGACCGGCGCTCACGGCGGGTACTTGGTCTGCAGGCCTTCGGCATGATGAACGATTCGGTCTCAGCTCGGGTGGATGCTGCTGCTGCCCTGATCAGCCAGGAAGGGACCATTGAAGATTTCGGTTTACTGGAGATGGCCTATGCGCCACCATTTTCTTCGGCGATCGATTCGATTAATGCAGCTGCCTACATGGCTGAAAACATGTGTGAAAACCGGTTACACCGGGTGGATCATACCCGTTTTCTGGCGTGGCTGGATGATGAGAGCATTGAGCCTGACTGGATGGTGCTTGATGTGCGGCATCCTCTGGAGGCAGCACCCTGTATTGAAAAATTTGGTGCACATCGTTGGGTTGGATTGGAGTATGGGCAGGTTCGGCAACGCTACCAGGAATTGCCGACAGACAAAACCTACGTCATTTTTTGCAATGCCGGTACCCGTTCTTATGAAGTACAGCTCTTCCTTGATCACATTGGTTCGTATACAACCATGGTGCTCTGTGGCGGCACAAACCTCATCAGCCGGTTAAAGCCGGATTGGATGGATGGTAAATAA
- a CDS encoding hotdog fold thioesterase, which produces MIWKKRPTLEELQQACHQTLVERLGIEFTEVGEDYIEARMPVDERTMQPMGLLHGGASAAMAETLGGAGAYLCVEEGMVCVGLEINANHVRPAGPGWVFGRTIALRIFLMTWVQIIVVSILACPRNS; this is translated from the coding sequence ATGATCTGGAAAAAAAGACCAACGCTTGAGGAACTTCAGCAGGCCTGTCATCAAACCCTGGTGGAACGGCTGGGGATAGAGTTTACCGAGGTGGGTGAAGACTATATAGAAGCCCGCATGCCAGTGGACGAACGAACCATGCAGCCCATGGGCTTACTTCACGGCGGTGCCTCGGCGGCCATGGCCGAAACCCTGGGAGGTGCCGGTGCTTATCTCTGTGTTGAAGAGGGCATGGTCTGCGTCGGTCTGGAGATCAATGCCAACCACGTCCGCCCTGCAGGCCCGGGCTGGGTGTTCGGTCGTACCATCGCACTGCGCATATTCTTGATGACATGGGTGCAGATCATTGTCGTTTCGATCTTGGCATGTCCGAGAAACTCCTGA
- a CDS encoding AbiJ-NTD4 domain-containing protein codes for MTDRFSKRHGYHESHEKEISVRQDAPHELRGVLVQLAYECGFRPQSLREVVCRLLRKRPDQNNWSEYPNIDREVHELVDDCDWYRVYDIIEGLAVAMCEAPYSYDAGKFESELNDYFFENGIGWKLSAGVIEMRGPEVFEEVVVTAEHALEARKLSTARNELHEALRDLSRRPLPDVTGAIQHSMAALECVARKACGDEKANLGDIMKRYGDIVPRPLDEAISKVWGYASENARHIREGREPTFEEAELVVGIVSALSTYLARKHEA; via the coding sequence ATGACTGACCGATTTTCGAAGAGACATGGGTACCACGAGTCACACGAGAAAGAAATCTCTGTGAGGCAGGACGCGCCACACGAATTGCGTGGTGTTCTTGTTCAACTTGCTTACGAGTGCGGTTTTCGTCCGCAGAGCCTTCGAGAAGTTGTTTGTCGCCTACTCCGCAAACGTCCAGACCAAAACAACTGGTCCGAGTACCCCAACATTGACCGTGAAGTACACGAACTCGTTGATGACTGCGACTGGTACCGCGTGTACGACATCATTGAGGGGCTCGCCGTTGCCATGTGCGAAGCACCATATTCCTATGATGCCGGGAAATTCGAGAGCGAGTTGAACGATTACTTCTTTGAAAACGGCATAGGTTGGAAGTTGTCTGCGGGTGTCATCGAAATGCGCGGCCCCGAGGTGTTCGAGGAAGTAGTTGTCACGGCTGAACATGCACTTGAAGCGCGAAAGCTCAGCACAGCGAGAAATGAATTACATGAGGCGCTTCGTGATTTGTCTCGCCGTCCCTTGCCGGATGTAACGGGGGCTATTCAACATTCGATGGCAGCTCTGGAATGCGTAGCCCGCAAAGCGTGTGGTGACGAGAAGGCCAATCTCGGCGACATCATGAAACGTTACGGAGATATTGTGCCTCGCCCTCTAGACGAGGCAATTTCAAAGGTATGGGGATACGCTTCGGAAAACGCGCGCCATATTCGTGAAGGAAGGGAGCCAACCTTTGAAGAAGCCGAGTTGGTCGTCGGTATCGTTTCCGCGCTTTCTACCTATTTGGCGAGAAAACATGAGGCATAA
- a CDS encoding transposase, with translation MGNHMHLLVVPETKTALSRGIGSTNLMYTRYLNHKLNQSGRIRQNRFFSCVVESEQYLWAVTCYIERNPLKAGLAASAETYRGSSAKAHVIGINDPLLDATPWLSPQKRSAYAAFVGDEDKETDNAICLATRTGRPLGTEQCIDQLEFRLNQPLRPGKPGRPRTKTGKCP, from the coding sequence ATGGGCAATCACATGCATCTTCTTGTTGTGCCGGAGACAAAAACCGCTCTATCGCGAGGAATCGGCAGTACCAACCTGATGTATACCCGGTATCTCAACCACAAGCTGAATCAGTCTGGACGCATCCGGCAAAACCGCTTTTTCTCTTGCGTAGTTGAAAGTGAGCAGTATCTTTGGGCAGTGACTTGCTACATTGAGCGTAACCCATTGAAGGCCGGTTTGGCGGCGAGTGCGGAGACATATCGCGGGTCCAGCGCCAAAGCCCACGTTATCGGCATAAACGACCCCCTGCTGGATGCAACGCCGTGGCTCTCTCCTCAAAAGCGGAGCGCGTATGCAGCTTTTGTCGGAGATGAAGATAAAGAAACTGATAATGCAATCTGCCTGGCTACCCGAACCGGGCGGCCATTAGGAACGGAGCAATGTATCGATCAACTGGAATTTCGGTTAAATCAGCCATTAAGACCGGGAAAGCCGGGGCGGCCACGCACAAAAACCGGGAAGTGTCCCTAA
- a CDS encoding YchE family NAAT transporter — METGTINEYLKFFIALLAIVNPMGMLPVFINMTAHQTAEVRRKNSVMAAVSMGIILLVVLFSGEAILRFFGISVDSFRVGGGILILLMAISMLNAKMGNVRQTKEEELDSAERDNVAVVPLGTPLLAGPGAISTVILYAQRYPSPLHYIYLMVAIVLLACLIACLFRLAPAITRLFGKTGINIVTRLMGLIMAAMGVEFIASGLRHLFPVLAG, encoded by the coding sequence GTGGAAACCGGAACGATCAATGAGTATCTGAAATTCTTTATTGCGCTGCTGGCCATTGTCAATCCCATGGGCATGTTGCCGGTGTTTATTAACATGACCGCTCACCAAACTGCCGAGGTGCGCCGCAAAAACAGCGTCATGGCCGCTGTTTCCATGGGTATCATCCTTTTGGTGGTGCTGTTCAGCGGCGAAGCCATCCTTCGTTTTTTCGGGATCTCAGTGGATTCTTTTCGGGTTGGTGGAGGCATTCTTATTCTGCTCATGGCCATCTCCATGCTCAACGCCAAGATGGGTAATGTCAGACAGACCAAAGAAGAAGAGCTGGATTCGGCAGAACGGGACAATGTGGCGGTGGTTCCGCTGGGCACACCGCTTCTGGCGGGTCCGGGGGCAATCAGCACGGTTATCCTCTATGCCCAGCGGTATCCCTCACCCCTGCATTACATCTATCTGATGGTGGCCATTGTTCTGCTTGCCTGTCTGATCGCCTGTTTATTCCGGTTGGCTCCGGCTATTACCCGTTTATTCGGTAAAACCGGTATCAACATCGTCACCCGATTGATGGGGCTGATCATGGCTGCCATGGGAGTGGAATTTATTGCCAGCGGCTTGAGACACCTGTTTCCAGTCCTGGCAGGCTAA
- a CDS encoding antibiotic biosynthesis monooxygenase family protein, giving the protein MFIVLISFPPIKEGKDAEFQKWFVSSGKAFSGYPGFISRRLLRPISGGNYAAIVEFTDQDAFQAMHSSPLHAEVGAQVMPLFDGSPKPTFYQVVEE; this is encoded by the coding sequence ATGTTCATCGTTCTCATTTCGTTTCCACCCATTAAAGAGGGCAAGGATGCAGAATTCCAAAAATGGTTTGTCTCTTCAGGGAAAGCGTTCAGTGGGTATCCCGGTTTTATAAGCAGGCGGCTGCTGCGCCCCATCAGCGGTGGAAACTATGCCGCCATTGTTGAATTTACAGATCAGGATGCATTCCAGGCCATGCACAGCAGCCCTCTTCATGCCGAAGTAGGGGCACAGGTGATGCCGCTCTTTGATGGCAGTCCGAAACCGACATTCTACCAGGTGGTTGAGGAGTAG
- a CDS encoding acyl-CoA thioesterase produces MSKLAVNLEEPIFTTTYRVIYGDTDAAGVVYNANYLRYFEIGRTEMMRAWALPYRAIEELGCVLPVTESYLRFKAPAAYDDLLTIATSLVEAGKVSCRLHYAVSRQDSDRLTLLAKGFTVHACVNRQGKLTPFPPVVLEKLTAMLGNR; encoded by the coding sequence ATGAGTAAACTGGCAGTGAATCTTGAAGAACCGATCTTTACCACCACTTACCGGGTTATTTATGGTGATACCGATGCTGCGGGAGTGGTGTACAATGCCAACTACTTACGGTATTTTGAGATCGGCCGCACTGAAATGATGCGTGCCTGGGCCTTGCCCTACAGGGCCATTGAGGAGTTGGGCTGCGTACTGCCGGTTACCGAGAGCTACCTTCGTTTCAAGGCACCGGCTGCCTATGACGATCTGCTCACCATTGCCACTTCGCTTGTTGAAGCCGGCAAGGTCAGTTGCCGATTACACTATGCTGTGTCACGGCAGGATTCCGATCGTTTAACGTTGCTGGCAAAAGGATTTACCGTGCATGCCTGTGTGAATCGTCAGGGTAAACTGACACCTTTTCCACCGGTTGTGCTGGAAAAGCTCACGGCAATGCTGGGAAATCGATAA